The genomic stretch AACACCGTCCTCTTTTTCACGACTTGTAGTTTGATCATTTTCATTACGGTCAATACTTTTATAGGCTGTTTAAAAGGAATATAACTTAAGTTATTAAAATTCCGTGCTAAGAAACTTGAAATCACGTACCTCTTCATATCGACAATAGGGGTTCTTAAAAACCAAAGCAGGATGATAGCTCCTATACCCATAGAATTCGGGTAACAATCGACTATCCGAACAATATAATATCGCAGCAACGTGTGCTCTAGATTCATCAAACAGTCCGTAAGACATATTTGCTAAAGCACCCTCATTTTGAAGGCCTTCAAAACTCTCGATCTCTGGTATGAAACACGCTACAATGCCTGGGTTTTTCTTAGATAGCTGCCTTTTCGAGGCTTTGCTGATAATGCCCCTCATTCCGCCAATAATATCCTCATCTCTCTGACTCTTGCAGACAATTTCTATTGGGTTAATTTCAGAAGAAGAACCGGGAGGCAAATAAATTACGCAATGAGCGTTGACTGGTTTGCGGACGAGAAGTTGCTTATACATCTGTTTTATGTCAACCAAGTCATTAGACTTTTCCTTTAAAGACAAATCGACGTCTGCACACGAAAGGTGGACATGACGATTAATTGGTTTACCATCTACCTCATCAAGAATTTCTGTAATAATTTCTTCTTGTGTCTGCATGTTCGACGGTAGCTTATCATGGAATTCTATTTCGATATTTCCTTTTAAGCCCGCGTCGCTTATTTTTGGAACAAGGTCATCGACAAAGTGATAAAAGTCAGGTCGTTTAATTTTTCGAAAAGTATCGACTGAAAGCTTTTTACATTCAACCTCTAATTCATAATTGCCAATAACAATACTATATTCAGGGCCTGCTACACTGTCGTCGTTATTCCACGAAATGTTGTAGTTTCTTATTTTATACCCCCATGCTATTAAAATCTCAAAAAGATAGTTATTAGCATTTTCTTCATCTAATAAATTTTGGCGATACCTATTCTTTAGATCATCAGGCATGGAATTTGTCAGTTCACATACTTTCAGACTGTCACCAGCCAGCTCCATTATCTCAGGTGTAAGATTTTTATATATGGCCTTCCCTGAGGCCTCTAATTTGTAAAATTGCATAAATCCTTCCCACCAAGGATGACGCAATCTCAGATAGTAATCTCTATAAAGAGGTTTAGAGGACTTTTTTGCCTTGTCGTACCTCTCTAAAGCTTTCTTTATATTATTATGTCCAAGATACTTTTCAAGTCTACGGACATGTGTAGGCCCTCTTTTATCTTCAACTATATTGTTAGTCTTCAAAGTGTATCCCATCTGAACAGATCAAACTGTATTGGCGCAAACTAAATCGCCTTGCCTATGTTTAGGGTCAGGTCTTGTTTTTTGACTTTTCTCTTTCCCCTCGAACAATCATACTCACCGTTGAGTAATGGAGCCTACACGGGCGCTCAACAAATAAGCACGACCCAAAATCTTCAAGTCATGCATTCTTGCATTATGGTTCAAACACGCTCCGATCAACAATAACGGATGAATCGTTCAACGAGCGGCCGCCGAATCCAGAGCACCAAGGGCGCATGAATGAGATCAGGAGGAATGGAAATCGGGGGGAGGCGCCAGTGGGACCCAGTATATCAGAAATGGGCTCAGATACAAGATGTGGGGTGGCTCCGGATCCCAAGCCGAGCTCAACATACTTGCCATAGCCCCGAACACCGATTGGCTCACCCTTTCCGCTGGTAATCCACAGCCTGTTGGTTCCAGGGAGAGTGTGCGGCATCCGTCGGCGCTCATGTGTCCGAGAGGGCTGTGCGACTATCTCGAACCGAAACGCCCCAGGCCGAAATATTAGGCGGCGAAATACCGGTGACTTCCTTTTCGAAGGAAAACCATGACACCGGTTCCGGCTGAGTGTAAACTAGGCGCGGGTTGGATTGATCTTGGGGCCACATCGGGAGGTTCCGTGGAAGGAGAAACCGTCCATCTCCTCGGTTGCCGGGCGCTAAACGATTTCCTGGAAATCGGGAGTTCGACGCTCCGTCATCTCATCCTGCACCGTGCGATTCCCTTGCGGCGGACGAGGCCCCCATTCCGTGCTCGGAATATGATATGAAATGAAGCGGAAAAGCAATGAAACCCAAAGACATCGAAACAGCGAACAGGCTGAAACGCCTTTTGCAGAAAAAGGTCAAGCTGCATCGGATGATCCTCTTCGGTTCCAGGGCGCGGGGAGACGCCGAACCCGATTCCGATATGGACGTTCTGGTTGTCCTGGACGAACCCGTTTCACGGGAATCACGCAGGATAGTCTCCGATTATGCGTGGGAAACCGGGTTTGAAGCCGGCATCGTGGTGGCGCCCGTTGTTGTATCCCGCGATGATTGGGAAAACGGACCCGACCGGGAATCTCTTCTGGCCAAAGCGGTCCGTGAGGAAGGAATGCCCATATGAACGATAAGGATCAACAGGTTTTGCTTGGTTTCCGCATGGGACAGGCCCGTGCCGCGCTGGAGGAAGCTCAAGTCTTGCTTTCCCGCAGGAAGACATCCTTGGGTGCGGTAAACCGGGCCTATTACGCCATGTTTTACGCGGTTCTCGCGCTTCTTCAGCACATAGGAAAAATTCCTAGAAAACACTCAGGGGTCCTGGCTCTGTTCGACTCCGAATTCGTCAAAAAAGGAGTTTTTTCTATGGAACTCTCCCGTCATCTTCATCACGCCTTTGAATCACGCCAAGTTTCAGACTACCAAGCGATGGAGCCAATTTCCCTCGAAGAGGCGGGAGAGATTCTCAACAACGCGCAGTCGTTCGTCCAAGCCATAGAAAGATATTTGTCGATCAATTGACCGAGCATCGAGAGCCGACTGCGAGTGCTCGACCGAGATCTGAAGGCTGAAACTCGCTACGGCCGGCTTTTGGGCCGATCCCCCGGCGCGCGGCATCCGTCGATCTAAAACGCAAGCCGGGCTAGGACCGATCAGCGGCCTTTTTCACCAGCTCAACGGTCATGTCACTCTCACACAGACCCTGGCGCACATGGCGAATCCCGGAGTAGGG from Deltaproteobacteria bacterium encodes the following:
- a CDS encoding HEPN domain-containing protein, whose amino-acid sequence is MNDKDQQVLLGFRMGQARAALEEAQVLLSRRKTSLGAVNRAYYAMFYAVLALLQHIGKIPRKHSGVLALFDSEFVKKGVFSMELSRHLHHAFESRQVSDYQAMEPISLEEAGEILNNAQSFVQAIERYLSIN
- a CDS encoding nucleotidyltransferase domain-containing protein, whose translation is MKPKDIETANRLKRLLQKKVKLHRMILFGSRARGDAEPDSDMDVLVVLDEPVSRESRRIVSDYAWETGFEAGIVVAPVVVSRDDWENGPDRESLLAKAVREEGMPI